The Deinococcus sonorensis KR-87 genome includes a window with the following:
- a CDS encoding ATP-binding protein — translation MDTRSRPPVLIGREPEQALLRAALERARGRQGQLLLIVGEAGIGKTRLVDATVRDLAVPALHGPSREGRLTAPYAPFADALRSYLAAAPGALDHLLGREQLALLLPELGLSLPEGGGTPTAFQEALLGALTSLTSAWPAVLVLEDLHWADHATLDLLPALADRLDKLPLLVIGTYRREDLPRLHPLRRVRQELRRAGTLHDLTLEPLDAVATAALAAEQGGAPLTAPLARLVYDRTEGVPLFVHEFLHALRSAGRLESGLDGTLTLRPGPDLEVPLTLDRLSDRARQAAETAAVLGASFDANHLLDLIQDDAAFDSLTDGGVLTLDGPHATFRHALIRDAIYAGIPWARRRTLHRLIAAQLDRAGAPPGVTAGHWLAGQEPERARAALLVASTAFCRLHAYRDAADAAGRALELWPNGVDEQQRLDVLDQLGRCAQACGQLPEAARAWREAAQARRDAGDPAGSGAALRRYAGALELQGLWEQALEARRAAADAFDAAGQVAATEERLAVGTALRATSRNTAALDVLAQALTGARQAGRRDLEARILGQMGNARVRAGQVAEGLMDARAGLALALEDGHTAATAEVLHRLADSLEHAGDYAGARSAYVDAIEACAEGGLPDFACRACMAVPLYQMGDWNQAAAECRRVLSSPTASAVPRAVANAMLGTVLAHRGQTGRAGPALHDALASSRQLGLVAVQLRALWGLALMEEEGNPAAAATWTGTLLDVWNSSEDHYHVLFPMRWAVTLYARLDAGAELRRASTALGRAAELNGGAVAYSALAHALGELAAADAQLESAAQQFDVAATLLRDTNTPFEEASTRLRLGQVLASLKRPDEAALHLNWAYRAARTLNARALAIHAAQALEDIGQPISPSPAGTSNAIGLTARQLEVLRHVALGLTDRAIAHNLHLSPRTVEMHVGRILASLDSHTRAEAIGKAARLGLLGNPTA, via the coding sequence ATGGACACGCGCTCCAGACCCCCGGTGCTGATCGGCCGTGAACCCGAACAGGCCCTGCTGAGGGCCGCGCTCGAGCGGGCGCGCGGCAGACAGGGCCAGCTGCTGCTGATCGTGGGCGAGGCCGGGATCGGCAAGACCCGGCTGGTGGACGCCACGGTGCGGGACTTGGCGGTGCCCGCCCTTCACGGCCCGTCGCGCGAGGGCCGCCTGACCGCGCCCTACGCGCCGTTCGCTGACGCGCTTCGGTCGTACTTGGCGGCTGCGCCGGGCGCGCTCGACCACCTGCTGGGCCGCGAGCAGCTGGCGCTGCTGCTGCCGGAGCTCGGCCTGTCCCTGCCGGAGGGGGGCGGCACCCCCACCGCCTTCCAGGAGGCGCTGCTCGGCGCGCTGACCAGCCTGACGAGCGCCTGGCCGGCTGTGCTGGTGCTGGAGGACCTGCACTGGGCCGACCATGCGACCCTGGACCTGCTCCCCGCCCTGGCCGACCGGCTGGACAAGCTGCCGCTGCTGGTGATCGGCACCTACCGCCGCGAGGACCTGCCGCGCCTGCACCCGCTGCGCCGCGTGCGTCAGGAGCTGCGCCGGGCCGGCACGCTGCACGACCTCACGCTGGAACCGCTGGACGCGGTCGCCACGGCAGCCCTGGCAGCTGAGCAGGGTGGGGCGCCGCTGACCGCACCGCTCGCCCGACTGGTGTACGACCGCACCGAGGGCGTGCCGCTGTTCGTGCACGAGTTCCTGCATGCGCTGCGCTCGGCCGGACGGCTGGAATCGGGTCTGGACGGCACGCTGACCCTGCGGCCGGGGCCGGACCTGGAGGTGCCGCTGACCCTCGATCGCCTGAGTGACCGCGCGCGCCAGGCCGCGGAGACCGCCGCGGTGCTGGGCGCCAGCTTCGACGCGAACCACCTGCTGGACCTGATCCAGGACGACGCCGCGTTCGACTCGCTCACCGACGGCGGGGTCCTAACCCTGGACGGCCCGCACGCCACCTTCCGCCACGCCCTGATCCGCGACGCCATCTACGCCGGGATTCCCTGGGCCCGGCGGCGCACCCTGCACCGGCTGATCGCCGCGCAGCTGGACCGCGCGGGCGCTCCACCTGGCGTGACGGCCGGGCACTGGCTGGCCGGGCAGGAACCGGAACGGGCCCGCGCCGCCCTGCTGGTGGCCTCCACCGCTTTCTGCCGCCTGCACGCCTACCGGGACGCCGCCGACGCCGCGGGCCGGGCCCTGGAACTGTGGCCTAATGGCGTCGACGAGCAGCAGCGCCTGGATGTGCTCGACCAGCTGGGGCGCTGCGCGCAGGCGTGCGGCCAGCTGCCCGAAGCGGCCCGTGCGTGGCGGGAGGCGGCCCAGGCCCGCCGTGACGCCGGGGACCCGGCCGGCAGCGGGGCCGCGCTGCGCCGCTATGCCGGAGCGCTTGAACTGCAGGGCCTGTGGGAGCAGGCCCTGGAAGCCCGCCGCGCTGCCGCCGACGCCTTCGACGCGGCTGGGCAGGTGGCCGCCACCGAGGAACGCCTCGCCGTGGGCACGGCGCTGCGCGCCACCAGCCGCAACACCGCTGCCCTGGACGTGCTCGCCCAGGCCCTGACCGGTGCCCGTCAGGCGGGCCGCCGCGACCTGGAAGCCCGCATCCTCGGCCAGATGGGAAACGCCCGTGTGCGCGCGGGTCAGGTCGCGGAAGGCCTGATGGACGCCCGCGCGGGGCTCGCCCTCGCCCTGGAAGACGGGCACACCGCTGCGACGGCCGAGGTGCTTCACCGGCTTGCCGACAGTCTGGAACACGCTGGCGATTACGCGGGTGCCCGCAGTGCCTACGTGGACGCCATCGAGGCCTGCGCTGAGGGTGGCCTGCCGGACTTCGCCTGCCGGGCGTGCATGGCCGTGCCGCTCTACCAGATGGGCGACTGGAATCAGGCGGCCGCCGAGTGCCGCCGGGTCCTCAGCTCACCCACGGCGTCGGCGGTGCCGCGCGCCGTGGCGAACGCCATGCTCGGCACCGTGCTCGCCCACCGGGGACAGACGGGCCGGGCGGGGCCGGCCCTGCACGACGCGCTGGCCTCCTCCCGGCAGCTGGGCCTGGTGGCGGTGCAGCTGCGCGCCCTGTGGGGCCTGGCGCTGATGGAAGAGGAGGGCAACCCTGCGGCCGCCGCCACCTGGACCGGGACGCTGCTGGACGTCTGGAACTCGTCCGAGGACCACTACCACGTCCTGTTCCCGATGCGCTGGGCTGTCACGCTGTACGCCCGCCTGGACGCCGGTGCGGAGCTGCGCCGCGCGTCCACCGCCCTGGGCCGCGCCGCCGAACTGAACGGAGGTGCTGTGGCGTACTCAGCGCTGGCCCACGCGCTGGGGGAACTCGCCGCTGCGGACGCGCAGCTGGAATCTGCCGCGCAGCAGTTCGACGTGGCGGCCACCCTCCTGCGCGACACGAACACGCCCTTCGAGGAAGCCTCCACCCGCCTGCGGCTCGGGCAGGTGCTTGCCAGCCTGAAGCGCCCAGACGAGGCTGCCCTGCACCTGAACTGGGCGTACCGCGCGGCCCGCACCCTGAACGCCCGCGCTCTCGCTATTCACGCCGCCCAGGCGCTGGAGGATATCGGTCAGCCGATCAGTCCCAGCCCGGCCGGCACCTCGAACGCCATCGGCCTTACGGCCCGGCAACTAGAGGTGCTGCGGCACGTCGCTCTGGGGCTCACCGACCGCGCCATCGCGCACAACCTGCACCTCAGCCCACGTACGGTCGAGATGCACGTGGGCCGCATCCTCGCCAGCCTGGACAGCCACACCCGCGCCGAGGCGATCGGGAAGGCCGCCCGGCTGGGCCTGCTGGGGAACCCAACAGCGTAG
- a CDS encoding class I SAM-dependent methyltransferase — protein sequence MTASSTSSSALSPEMQGLKAKLKATWESGDYGVFATYLEPGALTFLAGLQLKSGEPYLDVACGAGQLVIPAARAGVDATGLDLASNLIAQARQRAQQEGLKVRLDEGDAEALPYPDASFEVVSSLVGVMFAPRPERVVSELLRVTRPGGRIVLGNWTPQSFIGGMFRVIGRHVPPSPLVPSPMLWGDEDTVRARLGSGVSELRFERFAYPFAYPFGPAEVVEVYRTYYGPTNRAFAGLDEPGQAALRADLEAHWADHNQATDGSTRLESELLIVRATRA from the coding sequence ATGACGGCAAGCAGCACCTCCAGCAGCGCCCTTAGCCCCGAAATGCAGGGCCTGAAGGCGAAACTCAAGGCCACCTGGGAGAGCGGCGACTACGGCGTGTTCGCCACGTACCTGGAACCCGGCGCGCTGACGTTCCTGGCGGGCCTACAGCTCAAGTCTGGCGAGCCGTACCTGGACGTCGCGTGCGGTGCCGGCCAGCTGGTCATCCCAGCGGCCCGTGCGGGGGTGGACGCCACCGGCCTGGATCTCGCGTCGAACCTGATCGCGCAGGCCAGGCAGCGGGCTCAGCAGGAGGGCCTGAAGGTGCGGCTCGACGAGGGAGACGCCGAGGCGCTCCCCTACCCGGACGCCAGCTTCGAGGTGGTCAGCAGTCTGGTCGGCGTGATGTTCGCCCCGCGCCCGGAGCGGGTTGTGTCGGAGCTGCTGCGCGTCACGCGGCCGGGCGGGCGGATCGTGCTGGGCAACTGGACCCCGCAGAGTTTCATCGGGGGCATGTTCCGGGTGATTGGCCGCCACGTGCCACCCAGTCCGTTGGTGCCCTCGCCGATGCTGTGGGGTGACGAAGACACGGTCCGGGCGCGGCTGGGGTCCGGGGTGAGCGAGCTGCGCTTCGAGCGCTTCGCCTACCCGTTCGCGTACCCGTTCGGACCGGCTGAGGTGGTGGAGGTCTACCGCACGTACTACGGGCCCACCAACCGCGCCTTCGCCGGGCTGGACGAGCCGGGGCAGGCGGCGCTGCGGGCGGACCTGGAAGCGCACTGGGCGGACCACAACCAGGCGACCGACGGGTCCACCCGGCTGGAGTCGGAACTGCTGATCGTGCGGGCCACCCGCGCGTGA
- a CDS encoding cupin domain-containing protein: MLTRPGRLICTVAFLAMGLAGSQGSNTSDLKWSPAPPFLPAGAELVVLDGDPGKDVRVTLRLRFPAGYQVPAHWHPTQEDVTVISGSLHVGMGDKLDEAAGTLLKAGGFVALPEKMNHSVWTDEETVVQVHLQGPFEITYADPSLDPRK; encoded by the coding sequence ATGCTCACCCGACCCGGCCGTCTGATCTGCACCGTGGCCTTTTTGGCTATGGGCTTAGCCGGCTCTCAGGGCAGCAACACCAGTGACCTGAAGTGGAGCCCCGCGCCACCCTTCCTGCCGGCGGGCGCCGAGCTGGTCGTGCTGGACGGCGATCCCGGCAAGGACGTGCGCGTCACGCTGCGGCTGCGCTTCCCCGCCGGATACCAGGTACCCGCCCACTGGCACCCCACCCAGGAGGACGTCACCGTCATCAGTGGCAGCTTGCACGTGGGCATGGGCGACAAGCTGGACGAGGCGGCAGGGACGCTTCTGAAGGCCGGCGGGTTCGTCGCCTTGCCCGAGAAGATGAACCACTCCGTCTGGACAGACGAGGAAACCGTCGTGCAGGTGCACCTGCAGGGCCCCTTCGAGATCACATACGCGGATCCAAGCCTGGATCCACGCAAATAG
- a CDS encoding PepSY-associated TM helix domain-containing protein: protein MSSASTPEGERPARAARRPRTLKNRSYQVARWLHVYTSMISLLIVLFFSVTGVMLNHPDWTFGSSETQQTVKGTLPANWRSGDAVDWLRVTAALQAQSGLKGIAGDFRTASDSDSVSFRAPGYSAQVDIDPKTGSYTANVDAQGWVAAIGDLHRGRDAGSAWSVALDLAGYFLILIALTGLAMLLYLKKLRLSGLLTLLVGAVVVFGLMRLAL, encoded by the coding sequence TTGAGCTCCGCAAGCACGCCTGAGGGCGAGCGGCCCGCCCGCGCCGCCCGCCGTCCCCGCACCTTGAAAAACCGCAGCTATCAGGTGGCGCGCTGGCTGCACGTTTACACTTCGATGATCAGCCTGCTGATCGTGCTGTTCTTCTCGGTGACCGGCGTGATGCTCAACCACCCGGACTGGACCTTCGGGAGCAGCGAGACTCAGCAGACCGTCAAGGGGACCCTGCCGGCCAACTGGCGCTCAGGCGACGCGGTGGACTGGTTGCGGGTGACGGCGGCGCTCCAGGCCCAGTCCGGACTGAAGGGCATTGCCGGAGACTTCCGCACCGCGTCGGACAGCGATTCGGTCAGCTTCCGCGCCCCCGGTTACAGCGCCCAGGTAGACATCGATCCCAAAACTGGCAGCTATACCGCCAACGTGGATGCTCAGGGCTGGGTGGCGGCGATCGGCGACCTGCACCGCGGCCGGGATGCCGGGAGCGCGTGGTCAGTGGCGCTGGACCTGGCCGGCTACTTCCTGATCCTGATCGCGCTGACCGGGCTTGCCATGCTGCTGTACCTCAAGAAGCTGCGGCTGTCCGGCCTGCTGACGCTGCTGGTCGGCGCTGTGGTGGTGTTCGGCCTGATGCGGCTGGCACTGTAA
- a CDS encoding DUF2271 domain-containing protein: MRHTIKNGRITRRSFLIHSTVASLSLALGGRFASAQAAKPKWNAAMELAVTFTTVDSGTGRYQRPYVAVWIEDAAGTPVRTLSIWMLSPPRGTRYLDELRRWYGEATDNPVLTNGTTSSPTRPAGTYTVTWDGKTDKGALVNQGDYYVCVESVREHGPYSLVRGKVTLASAPLTHKLPDDSELKGVSVELRKHA, translated from the coding sequence ATGCGTCACACCATCAAAAACGGCCGCATCACCCGGCGCAGCTTTCTGATCCACAGCACCGTCGCCAGTCTCTCACTGGCCCTCGGCGGCCGTTTCGCCTCGGCCCAGGCCGCCAAACCTAAGTGGAACGCGGCCATGGAACTAGCCGTCACCTTCACGACCGTGGATTCCGGCACCGGGCGCTACCAGCGACCCTACGTGGCGGTCTGGATCGAGGATGCCGCCGGCACCCCAGTGCGAACGCTGAGCATCTGGATGCTGTCGCCCCCACGCGGCACCCGCTACCTCGATGAGCTCCGCCGCTGGTACGGCGAGGCCACCGACAACCCGGTGCTCACCAACGGCACCACCAGCAGCCCCACCCGGCCCGCCGGCACCTACACCGTCACCTGGGACGGCAAGACCGACAAGGGCGCGCTGGTCAATCAGGGCGACTACTACGTCTGTGTCGAGTCAGTACGCGAGCACGGCCCGTACAGCCTGGTGCGCGGCAAGGTCACGCTGGCCTCGGCCCCGCTGACCCACAAGCTGCCGGACGACAGCGAGCTGAAGGGGGTCAGCGTTGAGCTCCGCAAGCACGCCTGA
- a CDS encoding O-antigen ligase family protein, whose amino-acid sequence MSAVLEQEQPTVRATPHRSLRATIAQMLEVLAVLLAALTVLWGPLAQGSTFGWGRSGLTLLGLLTTAGMLVALAVRGRLPERSGPWPLVAVALLAWIWLSVRWAPTQSDALRSAALWTGILGTALTIQLLARGWRLWLGLGALLLAGATALVLAYLQTRGFMVPGYTYDPTAGIRVLTGPYFNASHFSGFLIVISALLMGLVLFTRLHLHTLVLLTLLTVLHMVNIKTDSSSIPAVLLASAMPFLVWVWTRQRWMGLVLTLVLLGGSLVAGQRFLTPQGQAIFAKYQLQLGLHNQWEKFFHIRQAVWRYGRTMWAEHPMTGLGTGQFYNEAPHYRASERAVGAGIDRLAVNYAHNDALQVGAELGLPGVALYALVVVLPLTRRGRSLPRLLWWSTLPAMLLAGTYDAHLTAIPGTAIAALSLAALAAAPGPRNQRAQRGLTNSDADDADLSVSTSDSDRNLSGLSA is encoded by the coding sequence GTGAGCGCAGTGCTGGAACAGGAGCAGCCCACCGTGCGGGCCACCCCTCATCGCTCCCTGCGGGCCACCATCGCTCAAATGCTGGAAGTGCTGGCGGTGCTGCTAGCCGCCCTCACGGTGCTGTGGGGCCCGCTGGCCCAGGGCAGCACCTTCGGATGGGGCCGCAGCGGCCTGACGCTGTTGGGCCTGCTGACCACCGCGGGAATGCTGGTCGCGCTGGCGGTTCGTGGCCGCTTGCCGGAGCGCAGCGGGCCGTGGCCGCTGGTAGCGGTGGCGCTGTTGGCCTGGATCTGGCTGAGCGTTCGCTGGGCTCCCACACAGAGTGACGCATTACGCAGTGCGGCACTTTGGACAGGCATCTTGGGCACCGCGCTGACGATACAGTTGCTGGCGCGCGGCTGGCGTTTGTGGCTGGGACTGGGCGCATTGTTACTAGCGGGCGCGACCGCGCTGGTATTGGCATACCTGCAGACCCGTGGCTTTATGGTGCCCGGTTACACCTATGATCCGACAGCCGGCATCCGGGTCCTAACCGGTCCCTATTTCAACGCCAGCCACTTCAGCGGCTTCCTGATCGTGATCTCGGCACTGCTGATGGGCTTGGTACTGTTCACGCGTCTACATCTGCACACCCTGGTGCTGTTAACGCTGCTGACCGTGCTACATATGGTAAACATCAAAACCGACAGCAGCAGCATTCCAGCCGTGCTGCTCGCCAGTGCTATGCCATTCTTAGTGTGGGTCTGGACCCGCCAACGCTGGATGGGGCTGGTCTTAACCCTGGTGCTTCTGGGCGGCTCGCTTGTTGCCGGGCAGCGCTTCCTCACCCCACAGGGCCAAGCCATTTTTGCAAAGTATCAGCTGCAACTCGGGCTACACAACCAATGGGAGAAGTTTTTTCATATACGCCAAGCCGTCTGGCGCTATGGCCGCACCATGTGGGCCGAGCACCCTATGACCGGCCTGGGGACCGGGCAATTTTACAATGAGGCTCCGCACTACCGGGCCAGCGAGCGGGCAGTAGGGGCTGGCATAGACCGCCTTGCTGTGAACTACGCCCACAATGACGCGTTGCAGGTGGGTGCGGAATTGGGCCTGCCGGGCGTGGCGCTCTACGCGCTGGTAGTCGTTTTACCACTGACACGCCGAGGCCGCTCGCTGCCCAGGCTACTTTGGTGGTCGACGCTACCGGCAATGTTACTCGCCGGTACTTATGATGCGCACCTTACTGCCATCCCCGGCACAGCCATTGCTGCACTTAGCTTGGCAGCGTTGGCGGCAGCGCCCGGCCCGAGAAACCAGCGCGCCCAACGGGGTCTGACCAACTCTGATGCCGACGATGCTGATTTGTCGGTTTCCACCAGCGATTCGGACAGAAATCTGTCAGGGTTAAGCGCCTAA